The segment GGAAATACCCCTCCTTATCGGAGAATTAATTCCAGTATCTTAACCAGGAAGCTGTCCACTATCCAAATAAAAAGTCCTACCAGGGCAACGGAAGTAACTACTACTATGGTAGAAGATACAAGCTCCTGTCTTGTGGGCCAAGTAACCTTTTTTAATTCTGACCTTACTTCCTTAAAAAATTTACCGCTT is part of the Thermovenabulum gondwanense genome and harbors:
- the secE gene encoding preprotein translocase subunit SecE is translated as MAAGGEGFLKRSGKFFKEVRSELKKVTWPTRQELVSSTIVVVTSVALVGLFIWIVDSFLVKILELILR